One window from the genome of Nicotiana tomentosiformis chromosome 5, ASM39032v3, whole genome shotgun sequence encodes:
- the LOC104094518 gene encoding probable CoA ligase CCL5 yields MSGEEGWTSTGEEEQSTYQKNGYDSKTGIYHSVLQLSEQHKMPCDNLDLDTAKFVLSQFPSPAQAESKIALIDSANNQKLTYAQLHRSIASLATGLYHALGVRKGDVVFVLSPNSLLYPTICLAILSVGAILSPANPLNTESEIGKQVRLSRAKLSISAPEEVYKLVPTGVPILLITRPKNDENSVSVEDLIENCDPLEMPKDRPTLSDTAAILYSSGTTGVSKGVVLTHANFVAIMKLLKFYVDVTSSQDDIFLCFIPIFHVYGLVFFGLGLFCSGVTTVLMQKFDFQAMLEAIQTHKVSHIPAVPPVILGLVKYNKGGYDLSSLRKVSSGAAPLSKEIADAFREKLPWVEIKQGYGLTETTGAATFFVTNEEAKAHPCSVGMLFPSFSAKVVNHETGEALPPFKEGELWLKGPGVMKEYFGNEESTAATITADGWFRTGDLCYFDDEGYLYIVDRIKELIKHNGYQVAPAELEAILLSHHQILDAAVVPLEDEEAGQLPVAYVVRTAGSGLTEDQVIQFVSSQVAPYKKVRRVNFISAIPRSAAGKILRKELVQNKLSILSNL; encoded by the exons ATGTCAGGTGAAGAGGGATGGACTTCCACGGGGGAAGAAGAGCAATCCACATATCAGAAAAACGGCTATGATTCCAAGACTGGAATCTATCACTCAGTCCTCCAACTTAGTGAACAACACAAAATGCCTTGTGATAACCTTGATCTTGACACAGCCAAATTTGTGTTGTCACAATTTCCATCCCCAGCTCAAGCTGAGTCAAAAATTGCACTAATTGACTCTGCAAATAACCAAAAATTAACCTATGCTCAACTCCATCGCTCTATTGCTTCACTTGCCACAGGATTGTACCATGCACTAGGTGTTAGAAAAGGTGATGTTGTGTTTGTTTTATCACCAAATTCACTTTTGTATCCAACCATATGTCTAGCTATTCTTTCAGTTGGTGCTATATTATCCCCAGCCAATCCTCTAAACACTGAATCAGAAATCGGAAAACAAGTACGTTTATCGCGTGCAAAATTATCCATTTCTGCACCAGAAGAAGTCTATAAATTAGTCCCTACTGGTGTGCCTATTCTTCTCATAACACGACCCAAAAACGACGAAAATTCAGTTTCAGTAGAGGATTTGATTGAGAATTGTGACCCTTTAGAAATGCCAAAGGACAGACCAACGCTTTCGGATACAGCAGCAATACTATACTCTTCAGGAACTACTGGAGTTAGCAAGGGTGTAGTGTTAACGCATGCAAATTTCGTAGCAATTATGAAACTTCTCAAGTTCTACGTCGATGTAACATCGTCTCAGGACGATATTTTCCTCTGTTTCATACCGATATTTCATGTATACGGTCTAGTCTTTTTCGGTCTAGGATTATTTTGTTCAGGTGTTACAACTGTGTTGATGCAAAAATTTGATTTCCAAGCTATGTTGGAAGCAATTCAGACACACAAAGTCAGTCACATTCCAGCAGTTCCACCAGTGATTCTTGGACTAGTTAAGTATAACAAAGGTGGTTATGACTTATCATCGTTGCGGAAGGTTTCCTCAGGGGCTGCGCCACTGAGCAAAGAG ATAGCTGATGCGTTCCGGGAGAAGTTACCATGGGTGGAGATCAAGCAAGGCTACGGTCTAACTGAGACAACTGGTGCGGCTACATTTTTTGTTACCAATGAAGAGGCAAAGGCGCATCCATGCTCAGTGGGGATGTTGTTCCCGAGCTTCTCCGCTAAGGTGGTTAATCACGAGACAGGGGAAGCGTTGCCCCCATTTAAAGAAGGTGAATTGTGGCTAAAAGGTCCAGGGGTGATGAAAGAGTATTTTGGAAATGAGGAATCAACTGCTGCTACAATCACTGCTGATGGCTGGTTCCGAACTGGTGATCTTTGTTACTTTGACGACGAGGGGTATCTGTACATCGTTGATCGAATAAAGGAACTCATCAAGCATAATGGTTATCAG GTAGCTCCAGCAGAACTGGAAGCAATATTGTTGAGTCACCATCAGATACTTGATGCAGCAGTTGTCCC ACTAGAAGATGAGGAAGCAGGACAACTACCAGTGGCATATGTTGTAAGAACAGCTGGTTCTGGGCTCACAGAAGACCAAGTCATACAATTTGTTTCTAGCCAAGTAGCCCCATACAAGAAAGTCAGAAGAGTTAATTTTATCAGTGCTATACCAAGATCAGCTGCAGGGAAAATATTGCGAAAGGAGTTGGTGCAAAACAAACTGTCAATTCTGTCCAACTTATAA